One Bombyx mori chromosome 28, ASM3026992v2 DNA segment encodes these proteins:
- the UGT33D5 gene encoding UDP-glycosyltransferase UGT33D5 precursor, translating into MFSLNKIVLIVTIIHGTQAARILGVFPTPSISHQVVFRRLTLELHKRGHELVVVTTDPVFKTGQAPANYTEIDVHDVSYSAWRDGFMKTSRGSANDIYEQISRMLNLRIDLFELQMKNKEVQSLLSKRKESKFDLLLLEACIRPTMVLTHVFDAPAILISSFGGVEFVLKMIGVPTHPILYPPSLHQRIYNLTFSEKIREVYTHYYLEYLYWRSEPQENQMAKRLFGPNTPTIRETQKNVQMALLNVHAIWEENRPVPPNVIYIGGIHQNPEKELPKDLKEYLDSSKHGVIYISFGTNVEPSLLPPERIQILVKVFSKLPYDVLWKWDKDELPGSSKNIRIAKWLPQSDLLRHPKIKAFITQGGLQSTEEAITAGVPLIGMPMLMDQWYNVEKYVRHNIGLRLDLGSVTEESLRNAIDTITGDESYRQNIARLRSQVYDQPQSSVDRAVWWTEHVLRHGGATHLRAAGALKSWTEYFELNLIAVLLVTFLIIITFIAKLISSFVRSLKMYFNYNDKVKLH; encoded by the exons atgttttctttaaaCAAGATAGTGCTTATTGTGACAATTATACACGGAACCCAAGCGGCTCGGATCCTAGGCGTGTTCCCTACACCCTCAATCAGTCATCAAGTAGTCTTCCGTCGTCTGACCTTAGAGCTTCACAAAAGGGGTCATGAACTAGTGGTTGTGACCACTGACCCGGTGTTCAAAACAGGACAAGCACCTGCGAATTACACAGAAATAGACGTACACGACGTTTCTTATTCAGCCTGGAGAGACGGCTTCATGAAAACCTCTAGGGGAAGCGCCAATGATATTTACGAACAAATTTCCAGAATGTTGAACTTAAGAATAGATTTGTTTGAATTGcagatgaaaaataaagaagTGCAGTCGCTGCTGAGTAAGAGAAAAGAGAGCAAGTTTGATTTGCTCCTTCTAGAAGCATGCATCAGACCAACGATGGTCTTGACGCATGTGTTTGATGCACCAGCAATCCTCATCAGTTCATTTGGGGGTGTAGAATTCGTCTTGAAAATGATTGGTGTCCCAACCCATCCTATATTATATCCACCTTCCTTGCACCAACGAATTTATAACTTAACATTTTCGGAGAAAATCCGAGAGGTTTACACTCATTACTATTTGGAATATCTATATTGGCGATCTGAACCCCAGGAGAATCAAATGGCAAAAAGGCTTTTCGGCCCGAACACTCCAACTATCAGAGAGACACAGAAGAACGTGCAGATGGCACTCCTGAATGTACACGCGATTTGGGAGGAAAATCGTCCTGTCCCTCCGAATGTTATATACATTGGAGGTATTCATCAGAATCCCGAAAAGGAATTGCCCAAG GATTTGAAGGAATATTTAGACTCTTCAAAACATGGCGTTATATACATTAGTTTCGGCACCAACGTGGAACCATCGCTACTACCTCCAGAACGGATTCAAATCCTCGTCAAAGTATTTTCCAAGCTGCCTTACGATGTGCTCTGGAAATGGGACAAAGATGAACTGCCCGGGAGCTCAAAGAACATCAGAATAGCAAAATGGCTGCCTCAATCAGATTTACTGA GACACCCAAAGATCAAGGCATTCATAACTCAAGGGGGTCTGCAATCGACGGAAGAAGCAATCACAGCTGGAGTGCCACTGATTGGAATGCCTATGTTGATGGACCAATGGTACAATGTCGAGAAATACGTTCGACACAACATCGGTTTGAGACTCGATTTGGGTTCCGTTACAGAGGAATCTCTCAGGAACGCCATCGACACTATCACTGGTGATGAAAG CTACCGTCAGAACATAGCTCGTCTCCGTAGTCAGGTCTACGATCAGCCCCAGAGCTCAGTTGACCGCGCCGTGTGGTGGACTGAGCACGTGCTGCGCCACGGAGGAGCCACTCATCTCCGAGCTGCAGGAGCCCTGAAATCTTGGACTGAATATTTTGAACTAAATTTAATTGCAGTATTATTAGTTACTTtcctaattataattacattcaTAGCAAAATTAATATCTTCGTTTGTGAGGTCATTGAAAATGTATTTCAATTATAATGATAAAGTAAAATTACATTGA
- the LOC732962 gene encoding antennal-enriched UDP-glycosyltransferase precursor (The RefSeq protein has 15 substitutions compared to this genomic sequence) — MFYLHMIVYFVAILQEIQAARILGVFPIPSISHQVVFRRLTLELHKRGHELVVVTTDPVFKTGQAPANYTEIDVHDVSYSAWRDGFMKTSKGNANDLYEQIAIALNLGIDLLELQMKNKEVQALLRKRKEKKFDLLLLEACIRPTMVLTHVFDAPAILISSFGGVEYISKMMGVPTHPILYPPPLHQRLYNLTFLEKIGEIYTHYYMEYLFWRSESQEDEMAKRLFGPNTPTIRETQKNVQMALLNVHAIWEENRPVPPNVIYIGGIHQNPEKNLPKDLKEYLDSSKHGVIYISFGTNVEPSLLPPEWIQLFIKVFSKLPYDVLWKWDKDELPGSSNNIRIAKWLPQSDLLRHPKIKAFITQGGLQSTEEAITAGVPLIGMPMIMDQWYNVEKYVRHNIGLRLDLGSVTEESLRNAINTITGDDSYRQNIARLRSQVYDQPQSSVDRAVWWTEHVLRHGGATHLRAAGALKSWTEYFELNLIAVLLVSFLIVIAFIATLISSLVTSMKLYFNYYDKLKKH, encoded by the exons ATGTTTTATTTGCACATGATAGTGTATTTTGTGGCAATTTTACAAGAAATACAAGCGGCTCGGATCCTAGGCGTGTTCCCTATACCCTCAATCAGTCATCAAGTAGTCTTCCGTCGTCTGACCTTAGAGCTTCACAAAAGGGGTCATGAACTAGTGGTTGTGACCACTGACCCTGTGTTCAAAACAGGACAAGCACCTGCGAATTACACAGAAATAGATGTACATGACGTTTCTTATTCAGCCTGGAGAGACGGCTTCATGAAAACCTCTAAAGGAAACGCTAATGATCTTTACGAACAAATCGCCATTGCTTTAAACTTGGGCATAGATTTGCTTGAActacaaatgaaaaacaaagaAGTCCAAGCGTTGCTAAGGAAGAGAAAAGAGAAGAAGTTTGATTTGCTCCTTCTAGAAGCATGCATCAGATCAACGATGGTCTTGACGCATGTGTTTGATGCACCGGCAATCCTCATCAGTTCATTTGGAGGTGTAGAATTCATGTCGAAAATGATGGGTGTCCCAACCCATCCTATTTTATATCCACCACCGTTGCATCAAAGACTTTATAATTTAACGTTCTTGGAGAAAATCGGTGAGATATACACCCATTACTATATGGAGTATCTATATTGGCGATCTGAACCCCAGGAGAATCAAATGGCAAAAAGGCTTTTCGGCCCGAACACTCCAACTATCAGAGAAACCCAGAAGAACGTACAGATGGCACTCCTGAATGTACACGCGATTTGGGAGGAAAATCGTCCTGTCCCTCCGAATGTTATATACATTGGAGGTATTCATCAGAATCCAGAAAAAAACTTGCCCAAG GATTTGAAGGAATATTTAGACTCTTCAAAACATGGCGTTATATACATTAGTTTCGGCACCAACGTGGAACCATCGTTACTACCTCCAGAACGGATTCAACTCTTCATTAAAGTGTTCTCCGAACTGCCTTACGATGTGCTCTGGAAATGGGACAAAGATGAACTGCCCGGGAGCTCAAAGAACATCAGAATAGCAAAGTGGCTGCCTCAATCAGATTTACTTA GACACCCAAAGATCAAGGCGTTCATAACTCAAGGGGGTCTGCAATCGACCGAAGAAGCGATCACAGCTGGAGTGCCACTGATTGGAATGCCTATGTTGATGGACCAGTGGTACAATGTCGAGAAATACGTTCGACACAACATCGGTTTGAGACTCGATTTGGGTTCCGTTACAGAGGAATCTCTCAGAAATGCCATCAACACTATCACTGGTGACGAAAG CTACCGTCAGAATATAGCTCGTCTCCGTAGTCAGGTCTACGATCAGCCCCAGAGCTCAGTAGACCGCGCCGTGTGGTGGACTGAGCACGTGCTGCGCCACGGAGGAGCCACTCATCTCCGAGCCGCAGGAGCCTTGAAATCTTGGACTGAATATTTTGAACTAAATTTAATTGCAGTTTTACTAGTCACTTTCCTAATTGTTATTGCATTAATTGCAAGTTTAATATCTTCTTTAGTGACGTCaatgaaattgtattttaattattatgacaaattaaaaaaacattga
- the UGT33D6 gene encoding UDP-glycosyltransferase UGT33D6 yields the protein MKFYIFVALILTNGKEAARILGVFPVPSISHQVAFRPLTLELAKRGHELVVLTPDSVFAKGKSPENYTEIDVHDISYQIWTKSFLETSRGKRQDLFEQTRVAMDILYDIFSQQLLTDEFQAILKSKKKFDLLILEAIVRPARILCHVFNAPAVIISSFGGFGDIYDIVGAATHPLLYPVVTRQKLYNLSFWEKLSEMHNRYTFTRMWKEFDKKENEMVKSVFGPNIPYLSEMVDRISLILLNVHSTWEQNRPVPPNFIYVGGIHQKPQQELPSDLKTYLDSSKHGVIYISFGTNVIPSLLPPERIQILIKVFSQLPYDVLWKWDKDELPEKSKNIRISKWLPQSDLLRHPKIKVFITQGGLQSTEEAITAGVPLIGMPMLSDQWYNVEMYLIHKIGLRLELDELSEERLRNNIEEIIDNESYRQNIARLRSQMYDQPQSSLERAVWWTEHVLRHGGAQHLRAAGANLSWSQYLELELVSVLLVSSLITLTILSYIILYLWRLLRTYKDIVKIKRS from the exons ATGAAGTTTTACATATTCGTTGCTTTAATTTTAACTAACGGTAAAGAAGCGGCGCGGATTTTGGGGGTTTTTCCGGTGCCCTCAATCAGCCACCAAGTGGCTTTCCGACCTTTAACATTAGAGCTAGCAAAACGAGGCCACGAGCTAGTCGTCCTCACGCCAGATTCTGTCTTCGCTAAAGGGAAATCTCCAGAAAACTACACAGAAATAGATGTCCATGACATATCTTACCAAATTTGGACAAAAAGCTTCCTTGAAACATCAAGAGGAAAACGTCAAGATCTCTTCGAACAAACTAGAGTAGCAATGGATATActgtatgatattttttcccaaCAATTATTGACCGATGAGTTCCAAGCTATactaaaaagcaaaaaaaagttcGATTTGCTAATTCTAGAAGCCATAGTGAGACCGGCCAGGATTCTTTGTCACGTGTTCAATGCACCCGCTGTCATCATAAGTTCTTTCGGCGGCTTTGGAGATATTTATGACATAGTTGGAGCCGCAACCCATCCATTGCTGTATCCAGTTGTGACGCGGCAAAAACTTTACAATCTATCGTTTTGGGAAAAGTTAAGTGAAATGCATAATCGTTATACCTTTACCCGCATGTGGAAAGAGTTCGACAAGAAAGAGAATGAGATGGTTAAGAGCGTCTTTGGCCCCAATATCCCATATTTAAGCGAAATGGTGGATAGAATCAGCTTGATACTATTGAACGTACATTCGACCTGGGAACAGAATCGTCCGGTTCCACCGAATTTTATTTACGTTGGAGGAATCCATCAGAAGCCACAACAGGAATTGCCTTCg GATCTTAAAACCTATTTAGATTCATCCAAACACGGGGTGATATACATCAGTTTTGGGACGAACGTGATACCTTCGCTGTTGCCACCAGAACGAATCCAAATCCTGATTAAAGTGTTCTCCCAACTGCCCTACGATGTGCTGTGGAAGTGGGATAAAGATGAGCTGCCGGAAAAGTCGAAAAACATCAGGATTTCAAAGTGGCTGCCACAATCTGATCTGCTTA GGCATCCAAAGATCAAAGTTTTCATTACCCAAGGTGGTCTGCAGTCAACAGAAGAAGCAATCACTGCCGGAGTACCCCTAATTGGGATGCCGATGCTGAGCGACCAGTGGTACAACGTGGAGATGTACTTGATTCATAAAATCGGATTAAGACTTGAGCTGGATGAGCTTTCTGAAGAGAGACTCCGGAATAACATTGAAGAGATCATCGATAACGAAAG CTATCGTCAGAACATAGCTCGTCTCCGGAGCCAGATGTACGACCAGCCTCAGAGCTCATTGGAGCGCGCCGTGTGGTGGACGGAGCACGTGCTGCGTCACGGAGGAGCCCAGCATCTCCGAGCTGCCGGCGCCAATCTATCCTGGTCACAATACTTGGAATTGGAATTAGTTTCAGTATTACTCGTTAGTTCTCTTATAACACTAACGATTTTAAGTtacattatattgtatttatggaGGCTTCTACGTACTTACAAAGatatagttaaaattaaaagatcTTAA